In Papaver somniferum cultivar HN1 chromosome 1, ASM357369v1, whole genome shotgun sequence, a genomic segment contains:
- the LOC113293452 gene encoding thioredoxin domain-containing protein 9 homolog: MDRSKVQEIIEQQVLTVAKAFEEKLDDEISALDRVDLDDIDALRERRLQQMKKMAEKRNRWISLGHGEYSEIQSEKDFFTVVKASERVVCHFYRENWPCKVIDKHMAILAKKHIETRFVKINAEKSPFLAEKLKIIVLPTLALIKNTKVDDYVVGFDELGGTDDFSTEELEERIARSQVIIFEGESSSLSLSKPHTRNVRQSQRSDSDSD; this comes from the exons ATGGATCGTTCAAAAGTTCAAGAG ATTATAGAACAGCAAGTATTAACAGTAGCAAAAGCATTTGAAGAAAAACTTGATGATGAGATATCAGCATTAGATCGTGTtgatcttgatgatattgatgcaTTAAGAGAAAGAAGATTACAACAGATGAAGAAAATGGCTGAGAAAAGAAATCGTTGGATCTCTCTAGGTCATGGTGAATATAGTGAGATCCAATCTGAAAAAGATTTCTTTACTGTTGTTAAAGCTAGTGAACGTGTTGTTTGTCATTTCTATCGGGAGAATTGGCCTTGCAAG GTGATTGACAAGCACATGGCGATTCTGGCGAAAAAACACATAGAGACTCGATTTGTGAAAATTAATGCCGAGAAAAGTCCTTTTCTGGCTGAGAAGCTTAAGATAATTGTACTTCCAACTCTTGCCCTTATCAAGAATACCAAAGTCGATGACTACGTG GTAGGATTTGACGAGTTAGGAGGGACAGATGATTTTAGCACCGAGGAGCTTGAAGAGAGAATTGCAAGATCTCAAGTCATAATATTTGAAGGTGAATCATCGTCTCTAAGCCTGTCCAAGCCCCATACTAGAAACGTACGCCAAAGCCAGCGGTCAGATTCAGACTCAGATTAA